The following proteins are encoded in a genomic region of Streptomyces collinus Tu 365:
- a CDS encoding MurT ligase domain-containing protein, with translation MAGNSDPLSPRAKLAVTAGKAVAAASRAAGRGSGSVIGGRVALKLDPDLLGRLAQNLDVVLVSATNGKTTTTRLIAEALRAAGPVVSNALGANMPAGITSALAGGSESKFGVIEVDEKYLAGVARDTSPKCIALLNLSRDQLDRAAETRMLAENWREGLAGSKAVVVANCDDPLVVWAASSSPNVVWVAAGQMWKDDAWSCPSCGGVMQRPGDDWFCGECGFRRPTPTWALSGDHVLDPHGSAWPIHLQLPGRANKANAASSAAVAAVFGVPPQVALERMYQVQAVAGRYDVVQFQNRDLRLLLAKNPAGWLETFSLIDPPPTPVILSVNARGADGTDTSWLWDVDYTRLTGHPIFVIGDRKLDLAVRLEVANQHFQVCENLDQAVQQAPPGRIEVIANYTAFQDLRRRVGN, from the coding sequence ATGGCAGGCAACTCGGACCCGCTCTCGCCGCGGGCCAAGCTGGCCGTGACCGCGGGCAAGGCGGTCGCTGCGGCATCGCGCGCCGCGGGACGCGGCAGCGGTTCGGTGATCGGCGGCCGGGTCGCGCTGAAACTCGACCCCGACCTCCTCGGACGGCTCGCGCAGAACCTGGACGTCGTCCTGGTCTCCGCCACCAACGGCAAGACCACGACCACCCGGCTCATCGCCGAGGCGCTGCGCGCCGCGGGTCCGGTCGTGTCGAACGCGCTCGGCGCCAACATGCCGGCCGGCATCACCTCGGCGCTGGCGGGCGGCTCGGAGTCGAAGTTCGGTGTCATCGAGGTCGACGAGAAGTACCTGGCCGGGGTGGCCCGGGACACCAGCCCGAAGTGCATCGCCCTGCTGAACCTGTCCCGCGACCAGCTCGACCGGGCCGCCGAGACGCGCATGCTCGCCGAGAACTGGCGTGAGGGCCTGGCCGGCTCCAAGGCCGTGGTCGTCGCCAACTGCGACGACCCGCTGGTGGTCTGGGCCGCCTCCTCCTCACCGAACGTGGTCTGGGTCGCGGCCGGTCAGATGTGGAAGGACGACGCCTGGTCCTGCCCGTCGTGCGGTGGCGTGATGCAGCGCCCCGGCGACGACTGGTTCTGCGGCGAGTGCGGCTTCCGCCGGCCCACGCCGACCTGGGCGCTCTCCGGCGACCACGTGCTGGACCCGCACGGGTCCGCCTGGCCGATCCACCTCCAGCTCCCGGGCCGCGCCAACAAGGCCAACGCGGCCAGCTCCGCGGCCGTCGCCGCCGTCTTCGGCGTACCGCCGCAGGTCGCGCTGGAGCGGATGTACCAGGTGCAGGCGGTGGCCGGCCGCTACGACGTGGTCCAGTTCCAGAACCGCGACCTGCGGCTGCTGCTGGCCAAGAACCCGGCCGGCTGGCTGGAGACGTTCTCCCTGATCGACCCGCCGCCGACCCCGGTGATCCTCTCGGTGAACGCGCGCGGCGCCGACGGCACGGACACCTCCTGGCTGTGGGACGTCGACTACACCCGGCTGACCGGTCACCCGATCTTCGTCATCGGTGACCGCAAGCTGGACCTCGCCGTCCGCCTGGAGGTAGCCAACCAGCACTTCCAGGTCTGCGAGAACCTCGACCAGGCCGTGCAGCAGGCCCCGCCGGGACGCATCGAGGTCATCGCGAACTACACCGCGTTCCAGGACCTGCGCCGCCGCGTCGGCAACTGA
- a CDS encoding type 1 glutamine amidotransferase, protein MSDNQLRLVWIYPDLLSTYGDQGNALVVERRARQRGLDVARLDVRSDQPIPTSGDIYLIGGGEDRPQRLAAERLRRDGHLQRAVQNGAIVFSVCAGYQILGHEFINDLGQREPGLGLLDVVSVRGEGERCVGDVLGDIDPQLGLPQLTGFENHQGVTHLGASARPFARVQIGKGNGTGDGTEGAYNGTVFGTYMHGPVLARNPQIADLLLKLALDVNALPPIDDRWYEALRDERIAAAQQPA, encoded by the coding sequence ATGAGCGACAACCAACTCCGGCTGGTGTGGATCTACCCGGACCTGCTGAGCACCTACGGCGACCAGGGCAACGCCCTCGTCGTGGAGCGCCGCGCCCGGCAGCGCGGTCTGGACGTGGCACGGCTCGACGTGCGCAGCGACCAGCCGATCCCGACCTCCGGCGACATCTACCTGATCGGCGGCGGCGAGGACCGGCCGCAGCGGCTCGCGGCCGAGCGGCTGCGCCGCGACGGCCATCTGCAGCGGGCGGTGCAGAACGGCGCCATCGTGTTCTCGGTCTGCGCCGGCTACCAGATCCTCGGCCACGAGTTCATCAACGACCTCGGCCAGCGCGAGCCGGGCCTCGGCCTGCTCGACGTGGTGTCGGTGCGCGGCGAGGGCGAGCGGTGCGTCGGCGACGTGCTCGGGGACATCGACCCGCAGCTCGGCCTGCCCCAGCTGACCGGCTTCGAGAACCACCAGGGCGTGACCCATCTCGGCGCCTCGGCCCGCCCGTTCGCCCGCGTGCAGATCGGCAAGGGCAACGGCACCGGGGACGGCACCGAGGGCGCGTACAACGGCACGGTCTTCGGCACGTACATGCACGGGCCGGTGCTCGCCCGCAACCCGCAGATCGCCGACCTGCTGCTGAAGCTGGCGCTGGACGTCAACGCGCTGCCCCCGATCGACGACCGGTGGTACGAGGCGCTCCGCGACGAGCGCATCGCGGCTGCGCAGCAGCCTGCGTAG
- a CDS encoding cytochrome c oxidase assembly protein, translating to MDHSGHGMNMDLPPFTLGRGLEWSADPFFLVACLLGLGLYGWGVLRLRRRGDAWPVARTVSYLVGVVTIGLMMCTRLNDYGMVMFSVHMVQHMVISMLSPILILLGAPVTLALRALPVAGKGRTGPRELLLALLHSRYMRIVTHPAFTIPLFIASLYALYFTPIFDFLMGSRAGHIAMMVHFLAVGVAFFWPIIGVDPGPHRPGHLMRMLELFAGMPFHAFFGIALMMGSTPMVATFRNPPASLGIDALSDQNAAGGIAWAFSEIPSVLVLIALLFQWYGSEQRQAKRKDRAADRDGDKELEAYNAYLASLSTREG from the coding sequence ATGGATCACAGCGGGCACGGCATGAACATGGATCTGCCGCCGTTCACGCTGGGGCGGGGGCTCGAGTGGTCCGCAGACCCGTTCTTCCTCGTCGCCTGCCTGCTCGGGCTCGGCCTGTACGGCTGGGGCGTGCTGCGGCTGCGGCGGCGGGGGGACGCGTGGCCCGTGGCCCGTACGGTGTCGTACCTCGTCGGTGTGGTGACCATCGGGCTGATGATGTGCACCCGGTTGAACGACTACGGCATGGTCATGTTCAGCGTGCACATGGTCCAGCACATGGTGATCAGCATGCTGTCGCCGATCCTGATCCTGCTCGGCGCGCCGGTCACGCTGGCGCTGCGCGCGCTGCCGGTGGCCGGCAAGGGCCGCACCGGTCCCCGCGAACTGCTGCTGGCGCTGCTGCACAGCCGCTACATGCGGATCGTCACCCACCCGGCGTTCACCATCCCGCTGTTCATCGCGAGCCTGTACGCGCTGTACTTCACCCCGATCTTCGACTTCCTGATGGGCTCGCGGGCCGGGCACATCGCGATGATGGTGCACTTCCTCGCCGTGGGTGTGGCGTTCTTCTGGCCGATCATCGGCGTGGACCCGGGTCCGCACCGGCCGGGCCATCTGATGCGGATGCTCGAACTGTTCGCGGGCATGCCGTTCCACGCGTTCTTCGGCATCGCGCTGATGATGGGCTCCACGCCCATGGTCGCGACGTTCCGGAACCCGCCGGCCTCGCTCGGCATCGACGCGCTGTCCGACCAGAACGCGGCCGGCGGCATCGCCTGGGCGTTCAGCGAGATCCCGTCCGTGCTGGTGCTGATCGCGCTCCTGTTCCAGTGGTACGGCTCGGAGCAGCGGCAGGCCAAGCGCAAGGACCGGGCTGCCGACCGGGACGGCGACAAGGAGCTGGAGGCGTACAACGCCTATCTGGCCTCCCTCAGCACGCGCGAGGGCTGA
- a CDS encoding 6-phosphofructokinase → MRIGVLTSGGDCPGLNAVIRSVVHRAVADHGDEVIGFRDGWKGLLECDYTKLDLDAVGGILARGGTILGSSRVRPEHLRDGVERARGHVAELGLDAIIPIGGEGTLKAARLLSDNGLPIVGVPKTIDNDIAVTDVTFGFDTAVGVATEALDRLKTTAESHQRVLIVEVMGRHTGWIALHSGMAAGAHAIVVPERPFDIDELTKRVGARFEAGKRFAIVVAAEGAKPRRGSMEFDEGGKDIYGHERFAGIARQLSVELEHRLGKEARPVILGHVQRGGTPTAYDRVLATRFGWHAVEAVHRGEFGRMTALRGTDIVMVSLAEAVETLKTVPVERYDEAECVL, encoded by the coding sequence ATGCGCATTGGTGTCCTCACGTCCGGCGGCGACTGCCCCGGCCTGAACGCCGTCATCCGGTCCGTCGTGCACCGTGCCGTCGCCGACCACGGCGACGAGGTCATCGGTTTCCGGGACGGCTGGAAGGGCCTCCTGGAGTGCGACTACACGAAGCTCGACCTCGATGCCGTGGGCGGCATCCTGGCGCGCGGCGGCACGATCCTCGGCTCCTCCCGGGTCCGTCCCGAGCACCTGCGGGACGGGGTCGAGCGGGCGCGGGGCCACGTCGCGGAACTCGGCCTCGACGCGATCATCCCGATCGGCGGTGAGGGCACGCTGAAGGCGGCCCGGCTGCTGTCGGACAACGGGCTGCCCATCGTGGGCGTGCCCAAGACCATCGACAACGACATCGCTGTCACGGACGTCACCTTCGGCTTCGACACGGCCGTCGGGGTCGCCACCGAGGCCCTCGACCGGCTGAAGACCACCGCCGAGTCCCACCAGCGCGTGCTCATCGTCGAGGTCATGGGCCGGCACACCGGCTGGATCGCGCTGCACTCCGGGATGGCGGCCGGCGCGCACGCCATCGTCGTACCGGAACGCCCCTTCGACATCGACGAACTGACGAAGCGGGTCGGCGCCCGGTTCGAGGCGGGCAAGCGGTTCGCCATCGTGGTGGCCGCCGAGGGCGCCAAGCCGCGGCGCGGTTCCATGGAGTTCGACGAGGGCGGCAAGGACATCTACGGCCACGAGCGCTTCGCGGGCATCGCGCGCCAGCTCTCCGTCGAGCTGGAGCACCGGCTCGGCAAGGAGGCACGGCCGGTGATCCTGGGCCATGTGCAGCGCGGTGGCACGCCGACGGCCTACGACCGGGTGCTGGCCACGCGGTTCGGCTGGCACGCGGTGGAGGCGGTGCACCGGGGCGAGTTCGGGAGGATGACCGCCCTGCGGGGCACCGACATCGTGATGGTGTCGCTCGCCGAGGCCGTCGAGACGCTGAAGACGGTGCCCGTCGAGCGGTACGACGAGGCGGAGTGCGTGCTGTAG
- the def gene encoding peptide deformylase, with translation MRHGSIPGAHGRVRPLSLLPDPVLRGSCADVTEFGPELAALVEDLFATMYAARGVGLAANQIGVPLRVFVYDCPDDDDVRHLGHVVNPRLVEKDGVVVRGPEGCLSLPGLEAGTERYDHAVVEGRTVTGEPVTVHGTGFFARCLQHEYDHLEGTVYADRLTGWRRGRLLRQVGRASWHR, from the coding sequence ATGCGACACGGCTCGATCCCGGGCGCCCACGGGCGCGTCCGGCCGCTTTCCCTGCTCCCGGACCCCGTTCTGCGTGGGTCCTGTGCGGACGTCACCGAGTTCGGCCCCGAACTGGCGGCTCTCGTGGAGGACTTGTTCGCGACCATGTACGCGGCCCGGGGGGTGGGCCTGGCCGCCAACCAGATCGGTGTCCCGCTGCGGGTGTTCGTCTACGACTGCCCGGACGACGACGATGTGCGACATCTCGGACATGTGGTGAACCCGCGGCTCGTGGAGAAGGACGGCGTGGTGGTCCGGGGGCCGGAGGGATGCCTGTCGCTGCCGGGTCTGGAGGCGGGCACGGAGCGGTACGACCACGCGGTGGTCGAGGGCCGCACGGTGACGGGGGAGCCGGTCACCGTGCACGGCACGGGGTTCTTCGCCAGGTGCCTCCAGCACGAGTACGACCACCTGGAGGGCACGGTGTACGCCGACCGCCTGACGGGCTGGCGCCGCGGCAGACTGCTGCGGCAGGTCGGCCGCGCCTCCTGGCACCGCTGA